In one window of Hyla sarda isolate aHylSar1 chromosome 1, aHylSar1.hap1, whole genome shotgun sequence DNA:
- the GAS1 gene encoding growth arrest-specific protein 1 has protein sequence MNGTAHTSLRGRTTQPSDAICLSGHRRIVCSIVRRGMAAGCGLPYVLLLLPALLGHCSGQRVCWQAMMRCQSEKECRFAYVQYIEACGMVLNGGQVNEPTKRRCPSHCINAIIQLNQTEAGPALEDCDCSDDSVCIATKQAIEPCMPRSAKRGSVIGCTAARRICERDGRCAKSMISYLKHCGQLFNGVNCPIPCKAVISEMMLMPKAMMLNDCVCDGVERPICESVKDSMVRLCFGPDGDLSSSGEADDYTDDEYDDLRPTKATHSGGAQWAASLATLWTCVVLLMPH, from the coding sequence ATGAATGGGACTGCTCACACTTCTCTGAGGGGGAGGACTACACAGCCCAGTGATGCCATCTGCCTGAGCGGGCACCGCCGGATTGTGTGCTCCATTGTGCGGCGCGGCATGGCTGCTGGATGCGGGCTGCCCtacgtgctgctgctgctgcctgccCTGCTGGGGCACTGCTCGGGCCAGAGGGTGTGCTGGCAGGCCATGATGCGCTGCCAGTCCGAAAAGGAATGCCGCTTTGCCTACGTGCAGTACATCGAGGCGTGCGGCATGGTGCTCAACGGGGGACAGGTCAACGAGCCGACCAAGCGCCGCTGCCCCAGCCACTGCATCAACGCCATCATCCAGCTCAACCAAACGGAGGCCGGGCCCGCGCTCGAGGACTGCGACTGTTCCGATGACTCGGTTTGTATAGCCACCAAGCAGGCGATTGAGCCGTGCATGCCCCGGAGCGCTAAGCGCGGGTCGGTGATCGGCTGTACCGCGGCCAGGAGGATCTGCGAGAGGGACGGCCGCTGCGCAAAGTCCATGATCAGCTACCTGAAGCACTGCGGCCAGCTCTTCAATGGGGTGAACTGCCCGATCCCCTGCAAGGCGGTCATCTCCGAGATGATGCTCATGCCCAAGGCGATGATGCTCAATGACTGcgtgtgtgatggtgtggagcgGCCCATCTGCGAGTCGGTGAAGGACAGTATGGTCCGGCTGTGCTTTGGGCCGGACGGGGATCTCAGCAGCAGCGGCGAAGCGGACGATTACACGGACGACGAGTATGATGACTTAAGACCCACCAAAGCCACCCACAGTGGTGGTGCCCAATGGGCTGCCAGTCTAGCCACCCTGTGGACATGTGTGGTGCTGCTGATGCCCCACTGA